TTCCTGCTAAAtgcatcagccactacatttgcacgaccaggatgataatcaatcgtgcagtcataatcactgagcaactccatccacctccgctgacgaagattgagATCCTTCTGCataaaaagatactgaagactcttatgatctgtaaagatcttacatttctctccataaaggTAATGTCTCCAtaacttcaacgcaaaaataatggcggctaactccaaatcatgtgtagggtaattcaactcatgaggtttcaattgtcgtgaagcataagcaatcaccctaccatgttgcatcaacacacatcccagaccattcaaagaagcatcactataaacctcgaaatcaccactatcgtccgggagcgccaaaacaggtgcatgagtgagacaatacttcaactgctggaaactctgctcacacttatcatcccactcaaatttaacgtctttcctcgttaacctcgtcagtggtaaagcaatcacagaaaaatccttaacaaaccgtcgataataccctgctaaaccaaggaaactcctcacctcagtgcggttcgcggttgctcccatttctccacagctgccaccttttgaggatccaccaaaataccttgagctgaaatgacgtgccccaaaaatgcaacttggtctaaccaaaactggcacttgctaaacttagcatacaattggtgttccctcaacctcttcaacaccaaagtaagatgttgaacatgctccgctttagacttagagtacaccagaatgtcgtcgatgaaaacaataacaaacctatccaaatatggctggaacacccggttcatcaaatccatgaaagcagctggtgcattcgtcaatctaaatggcataaccaaaaactcataatgaccataacgagtcctgaaagccgtcttaggaacatcatccctactaatcttcagctgataaaatccagacctcaagtcaatcttggagaatacacacgcacctcgaagctgatcaaataactcatcaatacgcggcaatggataacggtttttaattgttacccgattcaattgccggtaatcaatacatagcctcaaagttccatctttcttcctcacaaacaacattggagctccccaaggtgaagtactaggctgaataaaacccttatccactaattcctacaactgaactttcaattcccttaactcagcgggagccatacgataggGAGTCAAGGAAATAAGATTAGTACCTGGaatcaactcaatggtgaactccatgTCTCGGTCTGGCGACAAGCTAGGTAAATCCTtagggaaaacatcaggaaaatgtcTAACTACCCTTACATCCTCCACTCTACTAGGAGCAGCCTCTTCCAACACCACATAAGCTAAgtacccctggcaacctttagaTAACAACCATTTCGCTCGCAcggccgaaataacgccatgtctcaccccactctgctcgcccacaaaagtaaccacaggtaatccaggacgatggaacgtaactattttcccgtaacaatcgatattggcacgattgaaatgcaaccaattcgtgcccaaaatcacatcaaagtcaacaatatccaacgggataagatcagctagCATAACAACATCTTCCACTATCACTGAACATCCtaggtacacacaatctacaatacatctctcccctctaggcatagcaaactctaaatcataccctagaggtgtggggcgaggttgcgtcattcgagcaaatgtatgagaaatcacagaatgtgtagcaccacaatcaattagtactctagcaaaataaccaaggatatttaacgtacccatgatcaagtttGGATTGTtttgagcatcctgcagagagATGTTATGAATACGCCACTGGGTCTGATGCCGTCTACCTCGACCTCTGCTTGTCTGGCCACCACGACTCTGTgtaccacgcccctgactgggctgaccagactgcctcgaaGACCCCGCACTACTCGTAGCAATTTCCCCCTGCTGAGTCTGTCCTCCCTGAAACCACTGAGACCCGCCTGCTGgaactggaggatacggcatatagccacCAGAATACTGGGGATAACAACCCTGAGAATATAGGTCCTGGGGATATTGATACTATCCCAgggcataaggaacagcatcGCCCTGGTAGTAgtaggcaccacctcgacccgtctgccCATAACTACTAGGACCGGGAATCTGCTGAATCGGTATAGGCAGTGGCAAGAAAGTCTACTGGGGTttctgctgactctggggacaatttacagcccgatgtcccatctgcccacaagtaaagcaaccactgctgcctcgcctacactcaccaaaatgtcgattattacacctgcggcaaactTGGGCCCTACCTCTACCAGCATCGCCctgtctctggcctctagcaccaccagCAAACCTACCTCCATGACCCTGACCAGTGGCGCTAAAGCCACCGCtagaagagctagaactagtgCCACCCCTCTTAAAGTTCTGGGTCCTACGAGGTCCGAGCGACGCCTGACCCTTGCTCTTATCATCTTTCCTCTGATTACcgtctttctcttcctcttcactctcGCTCGGCATGTTCTCTGAATCCTCAAttaacagaatctcataaaactcctggtaggtgtcacaaggggtagtggtcgccatcgAATGCCACTTCTTCTTACTGCCTAAATGGAAAcaacgaagcatctccgccgaaTGGCCAGCAACATCCGGATAATAGCGAGACAGATCAGTAAACCTCCGATAGTACTCATTTGCTGTCAACTTCCCCTGtctcaactcagtgaattcctgctttttgcggtcaatatactcaggaggcacaaaccttctcctGAACAACTCTCTGAATACATCCCAATTAGTCTTCTCCGCTGGAGTCAAACGATGAagttcctgctcccaccaggatgcagaatccttacccaaaaaccacgATGTCGTCTCTACCCACTTCTCGACAGGgagattcccctgattatgcaaaacACGAAAGGTCTTCTCAATATGTTCTAGCCACCGCTCCGCACCCTCAAAACCCTCGTTGCCttcaaacttatccaacttcaaattataaATAGTCTCCAGaagagtcctctggggagggcggagcGCCGAATGGATAGCTGTAGCGATAGCTTCCCTCAATTGAGctacatcggggaaactaggctcagcagagcgatgtggttcccgacgaggcagcataattctgacagaagacaccaaaaccattagaatactcacagaaaatacaggactgccaaacctaggctctgataccaaactgacaaaccccgaccgaaatcaaggcatgctggccatcacgtggaagtaacgtaaccatgtgcacagtgcggaagctaataaaataataataaaagtacgaataaatgaaaaccagctatacacaaTGTAAGAACATACATATGCAAGTgcaagtgtgaaaaacaaagttcagagctcgaagacctaatgcagtccgggagaaacgacactacaaaaacaaacccaaaggtggtcctacactggtaataatctgtcagatatgctgggaaaatcctctggggagccaccaaaagagctagccaactagaacctagaggggcgcaaaacaaaaagtgtgagtaggcaaaaacaaagcttttcaaaaaccatttcataaacaaagttctaacccctcgccgtaaaacctatatacttcccaaaaaataaagtatacacatatatatataaatcatgctcggaaaTATGTCATGTCAAATGtctctaaatagaatgcaagtgctcaggaatgtcaaatcaatgccatgtaatctgtcagccgaagtcacctaatgtgacctatacggctgaatctagagctcaaatctccatctcactaactatacctgcacacgagtcggaaccacctaaagtggtctgtacgacaggattgggtgtaatataagtacgctcaagtgctacgatcacgtgaaggctgggcgaataatcgcgggtcacctacgagtcggaaccacctaaagtggtctgtatgacaagactgtgcacctaacttggatccaagatgagcgtgtggtgcgggaggtgaacatcacgtgaaggactgtgcctaactctaggcgggagcactaacaccggtggtgcaggttatgagctctctatgcatctcaaaccactactgaacaTAACCATAAACCatacttacctggcacttacctgtatgtccacagcaccaatacacatatatatataggcttcTAACGATGCATAAACCAACGGCAagcataatgcatggcataaaaatgtataaacgtttcaattcatttttctgggaaaaatataaatatataggtatatacggaaaaccaaaagcccactcactggtatgtagaagggtcgtaacccccttgcctcaagtgaccgcgctcgtcctcgggataggtctcacttatatgcgaaacaactataaaaacattaattttaaagcacataaccaacatcacgaaataacttctcatacaatgctcaaatggggtgtatgaatacaccaacgtgatctactcaacctcaggaacatccccatatttttagaaaaaatttccaccGCTGCACGCGCCCTCACGCGCCAGCCACGCGTAGgcatgtgcctggcacactgacggcgtcagttaacgccgtcaggaatattctgttaactttaacggattctgttaatgccgttaggaatattctgtccaaactgaccgaatattccgtcatcttctccggcgaagCTCTGGCGTCGGAAAACCGGGTAATTTTCAAAAccttgtaacttcttcgtttttcaaccaaatttcacaaaattggtaccaaaatgaagcttacaacgagaggaacaaatccataccactttgaagtgctaaaacacacggaatctcaccgggaaaacaccaccaactctggccaaccttgtaactcacgatcccaacatccaaaaccttcaaacgaaccacctcgAGCcttctaaggacctcaccaagctttctacaagcttgaaattcccaaaaacacaagaattaacgtgtgcatgaacagtgaccaaatcgtgGTATcctgagttcgacgtgaaaacgaaggtatccttacctgaaatgggtatggttgaactcctacggacctcacgagcacgaatatgtaatttgtttcctcgatctgtgaaggtttggatggtttctggGTGTGTCCATACAAGAAGAatagaaatgggagagagaaaggacTCGGGACAGGgtaagagagagagggtgagtgAGTGTGATGTGCGTGTCGACCAAAACCAgccaacaaaatccaaaaacaaccacacaacgaaacaaccatGCTAGGGGCAAAAACGTCATTTCACCCATACAGTTCGAAAATCctgaacgggctgtcacaaattatgtttcctagttttattctaagaccttttcaaggtagggttttattttctagtagtataaataaggcttgttAGCCATTTGGGTTCTCTAGGCAACATTGGGAGAGAACGCAATACTTTGGCTTTAGAGAGCCTtgacaattcaagtttattttcaaggtgttttctatccatgtttttaataatattttgttttatggttgttagtAACAAGTTTCGTTTGCTAGGGTAACGAGCCTTAGctagaatatgtagtttcttttcaatttacttatgatattatgcatgcaggttttgaattgttaatcaatgtgctttaaactatctatttgtcttagtgattggCTAGCATTAGGATATtcagaaaagtaatttgatgcaattttagcGGAGGGCTGTCCCTGAAATTGGCGCTAgtttcttgtggttaatatgtgtaacttcttaggATGGACCACACAtcttaagggttatatggtttttcataaagttttcccaaaacttaatgagtcttgcatgttcacattcgatctggacgccacagacgggttgcatgttagatatacattctaTGTTAAAGGTTCCAAGTAgagcatactttaggaaaacctaaccttcaaaatatgaatgtgtaattcataagtaattgaaagAACTACGTAgaattgttaaggtgacggcggaaccctagtgctcaaatttattttcaaaactattttcttttgttttctttacttccacaatttatttaattgtttttaattaaattcgtttttaatattttaggtcataaaatcaacttcttccaaactttgttttcaaataattagctaagagttggttttaaacataaattattcattcaattcccGTGGAAAACAACCTTgcttgagccgtttatactacaactaccttgttctctcgcaagtatttttaagtgtttttatccctacttttgcaggttgTAGAATACCTATCAAGGACCTCACCACCTTTATTGAACCATGAAATTTTGTAAGGTCGTGGATGTTTCTCGCACTTTAATTGCAGTTTTTTCCACCATTCCTTTGGACACCATGTTCTCACAGCTGCCATAGTCAATTAGCAGCACACACTTTTTTTCGTAAGCACTGCAATAAGTACAAAAAATATTAGTTCTTAACCAATTTTCCTCCTCCTACTATTTTGGGCCTGCTAAGATTCTTCAAATAACAAGGGTTTCGACTCCACTATCAGGTTCACATACTTCTTGTTGAATTTCTCCTTCCCTATCCGTGTCATATATGGGCTCTGTTTCCTTCTCCTCATCTTCGTGAATCAGGTCTAAACgagcttctttcttcttctgtggACACTTTAGGCCATGTGCTCTTCAAAACCACAAAGAAAGCACCAGTCATCTTTCTGGTGACCATATGAGTTGCTTGCACGCTCATTGACATTCCTTTTATCAAGGGACGCTGATCGGGTAGAGGGCCTTATGGTTTCCGTTTTTTCTTTCGAAGTGCCAATGCTTGGAGTTTTCATGACGCGTTTCATATATgctttcttcaatttctcttcTACTTTCAAGGTCATTTGATAACATTCTTCCAAATTCCTATGATGGTCCAAAATTATCTCATCATATATGGACATCTTCAATCCACTCAAGTACCTTGCCCCTAATTGATCATCAGTTTCTTGCAAGTTTAAGCGGCTCAAATATTTGTAATACTCCTCTGTGTACTCACCTACGCTTTGCTCTGGCTTCTGGTGAACATGGTGAAACTTTTGATACGAAGTTTGATTGAAATCAACAGGTAAGAACTTGTCATCAAGCTTTAACTTCATTTCAGCCCAAGTATTTGTACGACGTAATCCCCTCTGGTCACGACCCTGCTGATATTGCTGCCACCAAATTAAGGCATGGCCCTTGAGTTTTGTGGCAACAAAGTTCACTTTCCTCTCTTCTATCATATCCTTCTAATCAAAGAATGTTTCTAAAGAAGCAATCCAATCACAATAGGACTCAAGGTCAAGTTTACCATCAAAATCAGGCACATCAACACGGATGCTCTTATCTGCATTTCCTAACGCCCTTACAAGACGTTCCATAGCCACCACCAAAGATCGTGCACTAAAGCTCAACGAATCATTAGGATCATCTCCATATTGACCATCTGGTGCATGGAATGGTCCTCCGACGAACACATAGACGTCATTGCAATATCTTGGTTAAGGTGTTGGCACAAAATTTCTTCCATCATTCGCTGCAAGCTTTCATGCGATCACCTCAGTTCTTCAACTTCGTCTCGTTGATAAATATTTTCCATTGGAGAAGCATGCCTACCATGATTTGCACGCCCTCTTACCATATCGGTGGAGAAGCAagacctggctctgataccacttaaCCTAGGGAAACCAATAGAAAAAGTGGAGAACAAATACGATCATAGCTTTGCAAATCACTCAACCAAGC
This Pyrus communis chromosome 6, drPyrComm1.1, whole genome shotgun sequence DNA region includes the following protein-coding sequences:
- the LOC137735937 gene encoding uncharacterized protein encodes the protein MLPRREPHRSAEPSFPDVAQLREAIATAIHSALRPPQRTLLETIYNLKLDKFEGNEGFEGAERWLEHIEKTFRVLHNQGNLPVEKWVETTSWFLGKDSASWWEQELHRLTPAEKTNWDVFRELFRRRFVPPEYIDRKKQEFTELRQGKLTANEYYRRFTDLSRYYPDVAGHSAEMLRCFHLGSKKKWHSMATTTPCDTYQEFYEILLIEDSENMPSESEEEEKDGNQRKDDKSKGQASLGPRRTQNFKRGGTSSSSSSGGFSATGQGHGGRFAGGARGQRQGDAGRGRAQVCRRCNNRHFGECRRGSSGCFTCGQMGHRAVNCPQSQQKPQ